In Terriglobia bacterium, the following are encoded in one genomic region:
- a CDS encoding cytochrome P450, translating into PVAPVLQRRATEAVALGGAQIAAGDLIIVDVAATNTDPAVYGNDAHLFKPGRQLVGRALRGGLNFSAGPHSCGFRPFECGDRSANNHLLAPITFGSALHNNHHAFPASADLTFNWWHVDPSSWIIRLLGALGLASKIHHPTREAIELRRRTRSMPALPR; encoded by the coding sequence CCCGTAGCTCCCGTTCTGCAGCGGCGGGCGACTGAGGCAGTGGCGTTAGGGGGCGCCCAAATTGCGGCGGGCGATCTGATCATCGTTGACGTGGCTGCCACGAACACGGACCCGGCTGTTTACGGCAACGACGCGCACCTGTTCAAGCCGGGCCGGCAACTGGTTGGGCGGGCACTGCGGGGCGGGTTGAACTTTTCGGCGGGACCGCACTCCTGCGGATTTCGCCCGTTCGAATGTGGAGACCGCAGCGCCAACAACCACCTTCTCGCCCCGATCACGTTCGGCTCGGCGCTGCACAACAACCACCACGCGTTCCCGGCCTCCGCCGATCTGACCTTCAACTGGTGGCACGTGGATCCGAGCAGCTGGATCATCCGCCTGCTGGGCGCTCTCGGGCTGGCGTCCAAGATCCACCACCCGACGCGCGAGGCGATCGAGCTGCGGCGGCGGACCCGTTCCATGCCGGCTTTGCCGCGTTAG